A stretch of the Pedobacter sp. MC2016-14 genome encodes the following:
- a CDS encoding DUF6266 family protein yields the protein MAKYKFGITGPFSGKVATVVGASWRGIDYMRGLPRKSGKPSTEGQLRQQSKMLLFRSFLLSIGSIIEKGFQNIEQYTPMNAALSYNMKYSVAGIYPDDVVDFKELLFTQGNLFCASSAAATSTESRELVFTWVNRAFTHLAAADDVVILVAYCPAQEKFSYLADAGIRKIGEASLTLPQSFSGHTVHCYLSFRSADEKHFSPNTYLGEVLVT from the coding sequence ATGGCAAAATATAAGTTCGGGATCACAGGCCCTTTCTCGGGCAAAGTAGCAACAGTGGTAGGCGCTAGCTGGCGCGGTATTGATTACATGCGCGGCTTACCTAGAAAAAGTGGCAAGCCGTCAACAGAAGGTCAATTAAGGCAGCAATCAAAAATGCTTTTGTTTAGGTCATTTTTACTCTCCATTGGCTCTATCATTGAAAAAGGCTTTCAAAATATTGAACAATACACCCCAATGAACGCAGCATTATCTTACAACATGAAATATTCTGTTGCGGGGATTTACCCTGATGATGTAGTAGATTTTAAAGAATTATTATTTACACAAGGCAATTTATTCTGTGCCTCCTCTGCAGCAGCAACATCCACAGAAAGCCGAGAACTAGTCTTTACCTGGGTAAACAGAGCTTTCACTCATTTGGCCGCTGCAGACGATGTAGTCATTCTGGTAGCTTATTGTCCTGCGCAAGAGAAGTTTTCTTATCTCGCAGATGCAGGCATCAGGAAAATCGGAGAAGCAAGTTTAACACTCCCACAAAGTTTTAGTGGGCATACCGTTCATTGCTACTTAAGCTTTAGATCTGCTGATGAGAAACATTTTTCGCCGAATACTTATTTGGGTGAAGTGTTAGTGACTTGA
- a CDS encoding glycoside hydrolase domain-containing protein — protein sequence MINKFSLIALISLSTTLSVGSVKSQSHLVNVFLGSSGDHGQMSPAATSPFSMMSIGPQTYPKLHAGYEHKAKLFLGFTHNRFEGVGCQGSGGNLLIKPYLGTDPQKSKLIKTSESAAPGNYQVAFSNKIKATFAVMDKQGLEHYEFPAGAKGFYLDLSHTLYNRFVSEEHQIEGQMITGSVSAKTTCNEGTYKIYYAVMINKPVKWTDSGNHKLTAVLEAKETDADIRVAFSSVDVLHAKANLGKEGFAVLQSASTKAWDDVLGRIKVNGDVEKSKLFYSLLYRTMQSPYVISEQDGSFRSTDGNLRKSKETMYNGWAIWDNYRTQLPLLAITLPDKYQGMTASMANLYAYGKKDFATQNEPTNTVRTEHAIVVLLDAYRKGFKVDFAAISDSLMADIDRLDYTHPDKALESSYDAWAYSQILKILKKDELSAKYLKKAAEYKAYWKKDFEDQTKKDVDKVAARGLYQGTILQYRWFAPFDLKGLQELMGGEKAYIKQLDYFFENDQYNHANEPDTQAPFMYNATVEPWKSQFMVHKLAGDTVVQYYFNDNSRGIDPFIDRIYKNQPDAYIRTMDDDAGAMSGWYVFAACGFSPACVGWPAYYLNVPLFPEVSLALPGGKSFKVVTDHFNNKHPYIAKVSLNGKVLDRLWITHEEIIKGGELIITASDKPVTTLGIENLWISDMNK from the coding sequence ATGATCAATAAGTTTAGCCTAATAGCCCTTATTTCACTATCCACTACTCTGTCTGTTGGCAGTGTAAAATCTCAAAGTCACCTAGTAAACGTATTCCTCGGATCGTCAGGTGACCATGGGCAAATGTCTCCGGCAGCAACTTCGCCATTTAGCATGATGAGCATAGGTCCGCAGACTTATCCCAAGTTACATGCCGGATACGAACACAAGGCAAAGTTGTTTTTGGGCTTTACGCACAACCGTTTTGAAGGGGTGGGCTGTCAGGGTAGCGGCGGAAACTTACTGATCAAACCTTATCTGGGCACAGACCCTCAAAAATCTAAACTGATTAAAACATCAGAATCAGCCGCTCCTGGAAATTACCAGGTAGCTTTTAGCAATAAAATTAAAGCCACTTTTGCAGTTATGGATAAGCAGGGCCTGGAGCACTACGAGTTTCCTGCTGGTGCGAAAGGTTTTTACCTGGATTTAAGCCATACACTTTATAATCGCTTTGTTTCAGAAGAACATCAGATAGAGGGCCAGATGATTACTGGTTCAGTTTCTGCAAAAACCACTTGCAATGAAGGAACGTATAAAATTTATTATGCGGTAATGATCAATAAGCCAGTAAAATGGACCGATAGCGGTAACCATAAATTAACCGCTGTGCTGGAGGCAAAAGAAACTGATGCTGATATCCGTGTGGCATTTTCTTCTGTTGATGTACTGCATGCTAAAGCAAATTTGGGTAAGGAAGGTTTTGCTGTTTTGCAAAGTGCAAGTACAAAAGCATGGGATGATGTTTTAGGACGCATTAAGGTGAATGGTGACGTTGAAAAGAGTAAGCTTTTTTATTCGCTATTGTACAGAACGATGCAATCTCCTTATGTGATTTCGGAGCAGGATGGAAGTTTTCGGTCTACAGACGGAAATTTACGAAAAAGTAAAGAAACCATGTACAATGGTTGGGCCATTTGGGACAACTACCGTACCCAATTGCCTTTGTTGGCCATTACGCTGCCCGATAAGTACCAGGGCATGACCGCTTCGATGGCAAACCTCTATGCCTATGGAAAAAAAGACTTTGCAACGCAAAATGAACCTACAAATACAGTGAGGACAGAACATGCTATTGTAGTATTGCTGGACGCTTATCGCAAGGGTTTTAAAGTAGATTTTGCGGCAATTAGCGATTCACTTATGGCTGATATTGATCGATTGGATTATACACACCCTGACAAAGCTCTAGAATCCAGTTACGATGCATGGGCCTATTCGCAAATTTTAAAAATCCTTAAAAAGGATGAACTGAGCGCTAAATACCTGAAAAAGGCTGCGGAGTACAAAGCTTACTGGAAAAAAGATTTTGAAGATCAAACTAAGAAGGATGTAGACAAAGTAGCTGCCAGAGGTTTGTACCAGGGTACCATTTTACAATACCGTTGGTTTGCTCCTTTTGATTTAAAGGGCTTACAAGAATTGATGGGCGGTGAAAAGGCTTATATTAAACAGCTGGATTACTTTTTTGAAAATGACCAATACAACCATGCCAATGAACCTGATACCCAGGCGCCTTTTATGTACAATGCTACTGTAGAGCCCTGGAAATCGCAATTTATGGTGCATAAACTGGCTGGGGATACCGTTGTGCAATATTATTTTAACGACAACAGCAGGGGTATAGATCCTTTTATTGACAGGATTTATAAAAATCAGCCGGATGCCTACATCCGCACCATGGATGACGATGCAGGGGCGATGTCGGGCTGGTATGTGTTTGCCGCCTGCGGTTTTTCTCCTGCATGTGTAGGCTGGCCTGCTTATTACTTAAATGTGCCTTTGTTTCCTGAAGTTTCTTTAGCATTGCCGGGAGGAAAATCGTTTAAAGTGGTAACAGATCACTTCAATAATAAGCATCCCTATATTGCTAAAGTGAGCTTGAACGGCAAGGTGCTCGATCGTTTGTGGATTACCCACGAAGAAATTATAAAAGGTGGCGAATTGATAATTACCGCTTCAGATAAACCGGTTACTACTTTGGGAATAGAAAACCTCTGGATTTCGGACATGAACAAATAA
- the nhaA gene encoding Na+/H+ antiporter NhaA encodes MQELKKVNASTAIARFIHTEYASGIFLLLSVVLAIVWANSSGSDVYHHLWEVELGPLSLHAWINDGLMAIFFFVIGLELKREFTEGELSTLGKALLPMTAALGGMLVPAIIYYLINYGSPASTGWGIPMATDIAFALALLSMAGKHIPVSVKVFLSALAVADDLGAILVIAFFYSNGINFISLFAGAAFLLVLFAGNKFGVKTIWFYLFLGIGVWTGFLLSGVHATIAGVLVAFSIPANVAEKLEGGLHPWVAFIIMPLFALANSGIRIGADFGQALLNPVSFGVAAGLVIGKFTGIFSFTWLLVKAGFSTLPSMASWKHIAGVALLGGIGFTMSIFISGLAFEDPVFINQAKYGILLASVLAGIMGILVLKRVR; translated from the coding sequence ATGCAGGAATTAAAGAAAGTAAATGCAAGCACAGCAATAGCAAGATTTATCCATACTGAATATGCCAGCGGGATTTTCCTGTTGTTGAGTGTTGTGCTGGCTATTGTTTGGGCCAATTCTTCAGGAAGCGATGTTTACCATCATCTATGGGAAGTTGAATTGGGGCCATTGTCTTTACATGCCTGGATTAATGATGGGCTGATGGCAATTTTCTTTTTTGTAATTGGCCTGGAATTGAAACGTGAATTTACGGAGGGAGAGCTTTCTACCCTTGGGAAAGCATTGTTGCCCATGACGGCCGCCCTTGGTGGGATGCTGGTTCCGGCAATCATTTATTACCTTATCAATTATGGTAGCCCGGCAAGTACCGGATGGGGTATTCCGATGGCTACAGATATTGCCTTTGCACTTGCGTTGCTCTCTATGGCCGGCAAACACATTCCTGTTTCTGTAAAGGTTTTTCTTTCTGCATTGGCCGTAGCCGATGATTTGGGTGCCATACTGGTGATTGCCTTTTTTTACAGCAACGGAATAAATTTTATTTCCTTATTTGCTGGTGCCGCTTTTTTACTGGTCTTATTTGCAGGCAATAAATTTGGTGTAAAAACCATTTGGTTTTATTTGTTTTTAGGTATTGGCGTATGGACGGGCTTTCTGCTGTCGGGCGTTCATGCTACCATTGCGGGAGTTTTAGTAGCATTTAGCATTCCGGCAAATGTTGCGGAGAAGCTAGAGGGAGGCTTGCATCCCTGGGTGGCATTTATTATTATGCCTTTATTTGCATTGGCCAATTCGGGGATCAGGATTGGAGCGGACTTTGGCCAGGCATTGCTGAACCCGGTTTCTTTCGGGGTTGCCGCAGGTTTGGTTATTGGAAAGTTTACCGGGATATTTTCATTTACCTGGTTATTGGTAAAAGCTGGCTTTAGTACATTACCCAGTATGGCCAGCTGGAAACATATTGCCGGGGTAGCCTTATTGGGTGGTATCGGTTTTACCATGTCTATCTTTATCAGCGGACTTGCATTTGAAGATCCTGTTTTTATCAACCAGGCAAAATATGGTATTCTGCTGGCTTCTGTGCTTGCAGGAATTATGGGCATACTCGTCTTGAAAAGAGTCCGTTAA
- a CDS encoding SulP family inorganic anion transporter, protein MNMLTGLFDFKQKVDYKTEILAGLTVAMTMMPESLSFAILAGFPPLAGLYAAFIMGLVTAIFGGRPGLISGGAGAVVVVLIALMKSNGLEYVFAAVALAGVFQIIVGLFKLGKFIRLVPQPVMYGFVNGLAVIIFMAQLEQFKTVVNGQPTWLSGNPLLIMGGLVALTIAIVLIFPKITKAVPPSLVAIIVVFLLVLVFHIDTRTVKDIASVSGGFPPFHIPQVPLNLEMLKVIFPYALIMAAVGLTEGLLTLNLVDEITATKGNPNRESLAEGAANILNGFFYGMGGCPMIAQTFVNLNAGARARLSGIVASLTILMVVLFAAPIIERVPMAALTGVMIMVAIGTFEWASFRIINKMPKQDIFVGILVAAITVYLHNLALAVLIGVIISALVFAWESAKRIRARKHIDENGVKHYQIYGPLFFGSVAGFNEKFDVMGDPAEVIVDFKDSRVADMSGIDALNKLTERYAKSGKKLNLLNLSDDCKLMLKNAADVIEVNILER, encoded by the coding sequence ATGAATATGCTGACCGGCCTTTTTGATTTTAAGCAAAAAGTTGATTATAAAACAGAAATTTTGGCTGGTTTAACTGTAGCCATGACCATGATGCCCGAGTCGCTTTCTTTTGCAATTCTGGCTGGGTTTCCGCCTTTGGCTGGTTTATATGCCGCATTTATTATGGGCCTGGTTACCGCAATATTTGGAGGACGGCCAGGGCTCATTTCTGGTGGTGCAGGAGCTGTAGTGGTAGTTTTAATAGCCTTAATGAAATCTAATGGCCTGGAATATGTTTTTGCGGCAGTTGCCCTGGCAGGTGTTTTTCAAATTATAGTGGGCCTTTTTAAACTTGGTAAGTTTATTCGCTTGGTACCACAGCCAGTGATGTACGGCTTTGTAAACGGTTTGGCTGTCATTATATTTATGGCACAACTGGAGCAGTTTAAAACTGTTGTAAACGGACAGCCTACCTGGCTTTCTGGTAATCCCTTACTCATTATGGGAGGACTTGTTGCACTGACCATTGCCATTGTACTTATTTTTCCAAAGATTACTAAGGCCGTACCACCCTCATTAGTGGCTATCATAGTGGTTTTTTTACTGGTGCTGGTTTTTCACATAGATACAAGAACAGTAAAAGACATTGCTTCTGTAAGTGGTGGATTTCCACCGTTCCATATTCCGCAGGTACCTTTAAACCTGGAAATGCTCAAAGTGATTTTTCCTTATGCTTTAATTATGGCTGCAGTTGGGCTGACGGAAGGCCTGCTGACTTTAAATTTAGTAGATGAAATTACCGCTACAAAAGGTAATCCTAACAGGGAATCTCTGGCGGAGGGAGCAGCAAATATTTTGAATGGCTTTTTCTATGGAATGGGTGGCTGTCCGATGATAGCGCAGACCTTTGTAAACCTAAATGCCGGGGCCAGGGCCAGGCTATCTGGTATTGTGGCCTCACTTACCATACTAATGGTTGTTTTGTTTGCTGCGCCGATTATAGAAAGGGTGCCTATGGCAGCTTTAACAGGCGTAATGATTATGGTTGCCATTGGTACATTTGAATGGGCAAGTTTCCGGATCATCAACAAGATGCCCAAACAAGATATATTTGTAGGTATCCTGGTGGCTGCAATTACTGTTTACTTGCATAACCTGGCCTTAGCTGTGCTAATTGGGGTCATCATTTCAGCGTTGGTTTTTGCATGGGAAAGTGCAAAACGCATCAGGGCAAGGAAACACATTGATGAGAACGGAGTTAAGCATTATCAAATCTACGGGCCTTTGTTTTTTGGTTCGGTTGCAGGTTTTAATGAAAAGTTTGACGTTATGGGAGATCCTGCCGAAGTAATTGTTGATTTTAAAGATAGCAGGGTGGCAGATATGTCTGGTATAGATGCACTCAACAAATTAACAGAAAGATACGCTAAGTCGGGTAAAAAGCTTAACTTACTAAATTTAAGTGACGATTGTAAGCTGATGCTGAAAAATGCAGCTGATGTAATTGAAGTGAATATTTTGGAACGTTAG
- a CDS encoding YfiT family bacillithiol transferase translates to MEESIETLKYPIGRFIAAETYAPHTLNAWIHNIRILPVLLDGCIENLDEVQLNTPYRPGGWTIIQVIHHIADSHMNAYIRLKLALTADQPTIVPYNEQLWAELPDVFDVPVNMSVTLVHALHVRWTTMLRLMKDEDWLRNYYHPEDDKLVALWQMTNMYSWHGKHHVEQIMALRKRMAW, encoded by the coding sequence ATGGAAGAATCTATTGAAACATTAAAATATCCTATTGGTCGTTTTATAGCGGCGGAGACTTATGCGCCGCATACCTTAAACGCCTGGATTCATAACATCCGGATTTTGCCTGTACTGCTTGATGGTTGTATTGAGAACCTGGATGAGGTTCAGCTCAATACGCCATATAGACCAGGGGGTTGGACAATCATTCAGGTTATACACCACATTGCTGACAGTCACATGAATGCCTACATCAGATTGAAATTGGCTTTAACAGCCGATCAACCAACCATAGTTCCATACAATGAGCAGCTTTGGGCGGAGTTACCTGATGTATTTGATGTGCCTGTAAATATGTCGGTTACTCTGGTTCATGCCTTGCATGTGAGATGGACAACTATGCTCAGATTGATGAAAGACGAAGATTGGTTGCGTAACTATTATCACCCGGAAGATGATAAGCTTGTTGCCTTATGGCAAATGACTAATATGTACAGTTGGCACGGCAAACATCATGTAGAACAGATCATGGCCTTGCGTAAAAGAATGGCTTGGTAG
- a CDS encoding retropepsin-like aspartic protease — protein sequence MTYLKPVIAGLSFILFFIFSSGSNCFAQRTVFNKGGAERKDYYEEIPYELVNGVMFVTVEIEGLKRKFLFDTGAPVQITPELFKILKPKVDGKASTTDATGKKSSLPIVILKALKINQLSFAGIPALVSGSNLYACWQVDGVIGSNLLRNSIVQLVPGRKVIILTDMEDKLALNKKSQIALVAGEPQSYPYFKIQLGDKADLEVGFDTGARTLLSLTEKDAKQFVAKDVVELISRGYGSNRMSIFGLQAADSLSRCSVPKLSIAGCNFNNLVTETSKSSHTRIGAKLLDYGIVTLDFIHHFFYFEPVRNHIDLKEQLWPVKPIVSENKLVIGVVWDKAKGKVLAGEQIVEIDGVSCENMNLCDWLCGASEKMMLKPAVILTLKSLDGKSRQLEIFKESSH from the coding sequence ATGACGTATCTTAAACCTGTAATTGCTGGATTGAGTTTTATTTTGTTTTTCATTTTTTCTTCTGGAAGCAACTGTTTTGCACAACGTACTGTTTTTAACAAAGGCGGTGCCGAGCGCAAAGACTATTATGAGGAAATCCCTTACGAACTGGTAAATGGGGTGATGTTTGTCACTGTGGAGATTGAAGGCCTGAAGCGGAAGTTTCTTTTCGATACCGGGGCACCTGTGCAAATAACACCAGAACTTTTCAAGATATTAAAACCAAAGGTTGATGGTAAAGCATCCACTACGGATGCGACTGGTAAAAAATCTTCTTTACCTATTGTTATTTTAAAGGCACTTAAAATCAATCAACTGTCTTTTGCCGGGATCCCGGCACTGGTTTCAGGAAGTAATTTATATGCGTGCTGGCAGGTAGATGGGGTAATAGGAAGTAATTTGCTGCGTAATTCAATAGTACAGCTGGTGCCGGGACGAAAGGTAATTATACTGACTGACATGGAGGATAAGCTGGCCCTGAATAAGAAAAGCCAGATTGCTCTTGTTGCTGGGGAGCCACAAAGCTATCCGTATTTTAAAATCCAATTGGGCGATAAAGCAGATCTTGAAGTTGGCTTTGATACGGGTGCAAGAACGCTTTTAAGCCTTACAGAAAAGGATGCAAAGCAATTTGTGGCAAAGGATGTTGTTGAGCTTATTTCAAGAGGATATGGCAGCAACAGGATGAGTATTTTTGGATTGCAGGCAGCTGATAGTTTATCGAGATGCAGCGTCCCTAAATTGAGTATAGCTGGCTGTAATTTTAATAATTTGGTTACCGAAACCAGTAAGAGCAGCCATACCCGCATAGGCGCCAAATTACTGGACTATGGGATTGTAACGCTAGATTTTATTCACCATTTCTTTTATTTTGAACCTGTAAGAAACCATATAGATCTTAAAGAACAATTGTGGCCGGTAAAACCTATTGTATCAGAAAATAAATTGGTCATTGGCGTGGTATGGGATAAAGCGAAAGGGAAGGTGCTCGCCGGTGAGCAAATTGTAGAAATTGATGGCGTATCCTGTGAAAATATGAACCTCTGTGATTGGCTATGCGGTGCTTCGGAAAAGATGATGCTGAAACCGGCGGTAATACTTACATTGAAAAGCCTGGATGGGAAATCCAGACAACTGGAGATCTTTAAAGAATCAAGTCACTAA